The following coding sequences are from one Triticum dicoccoides isolate Atlit2015 ecotype Zavitan chromosome 4A, WEW_v2.0, whole genome shotgun sequence window:
- the LOC119283508 gene encoding uncharacterized protein LOC119283508 produces MLKVQKEAWVATGCSIMTDAWTDRRGRSLMNLVAHSSRGVCFLRAIEASMEVHDAKFIFSLVMSCISEIGAEKIVQVVTDNASNNIAAAKLLKQKHPQIFWTSCAAHTINLMLQDIGNIPIVSSTITNGKTITNFFYAHTRLLAILRKYAKGDLVRAGATRFASHYLNLKSLYGKRKQLKLMFASNDWAGGSYAKKPLGKRVYKLVMDNKFWAKINLLVNYFEPLANVLRRVDGDTPAMGFLYGDLLQAKQEIAVRLNHVEKKYGPIWEIIDRRWDNKMKTALHKAGYFLNPFFYYDRQSEMAEEDFMEAVIECASVMYKNNIEVQDNIVSQLSYYTEAIDSFGTDMAIRQRKVATITPARWWTVHGTSAKDLKKMAIRILSLTCSSSACERNWSAFERVHSKKRTRLGQKKLNDLVYVMFNKRLDSKYSERERDPLLAKYIEDDPPNEWMLDEELLQDDESSEDEAEIDINSKGKQKSVASRTRGKRARTNQDVEDEEEEEEVAEEEEMEEEDENQEAEEDNDEDQEVDIDLTVEDEEDDE; encoded by the exons ATGTTGAAGGTCCAAAAGGAGGCATGGGTTGCTACTGGATGCTCTATAATGACTGATGCTTGGACAGATCGTCGAGGAAGGAGCTTAATGAATTTGGTTGCCCATTCTTCCAGAGGCGTGTGTTTCCTCCGTGCCATTGAAGCTTCAATGGAGGTTCACGATGCCAAGTTCATCTTCAGCTTGGTCATGTCTTGCATTTCTGAAATTGGTGCTGAAAAGATTGTTCAAGTAGTCACGGACAATGCAAGTAACAATATTGCAGCAGCCAAATTACTTAAGCAGAAGCATCCTCAAATATTCTGGACCTCATGTGCGGCCCACACAATCAACCTAATGCTCCAAGACATTGGAAATATACCCATAGTCAGCTCAACAATTACCAATGGTAAGACCATCACAAATTTCTTTTATGCACACACTAGATTGTTGGCTATTCTTCGCAAGTATGCCAAAGGTGATTTAGTCAGAGCTGGTGCTACTCGATTTGCAAGTCACTACTTGAACTTGAAGAGTTTGTATGGGAAGAGGAAGCAGCTGAAGCTAATGTTTGCATCAAATGATTGGGCTGGCGGTAGTTATGCTAAGAAGCCATTGGGCAAACGTGTGTACAAGCTCGTAATGGACAATAAGTTTTGGGCCAAGATAAACCTGCTAGTGAATTATTTTGAGCCACTTGCCAATGTGCTTAGGCGGGTTGATGGAGACACTCCAGCCATGGGGTTCTTATATGGTGATCTTCTCCAAGCAAAGCAGGAAATAGCAGTCCGGCTCAACCATGTTGAGAAAAAATATGGTCCTATTTGGGAGATCATAGATAGAAGGTGGGATAACAAGATGAAAACAGCGCTACACAAAGCTGGTTATTTTTTGAACCCTTTCTTCTACTATGATAGACAGAGTGAAATGGCTGAAGAAGATTTCATGGAAGCAGTCATAGAGTGTGCATCTGTTATGTACAAAAATAACATAGAGGTGCAAGACAATATTGTCTCCCAGCTTAGTTATTATACTGAAGCCATAGATTCATTTGGAACTGACATGGCCATTAGACAACGCAAAGTAGCAACTATCACTCCTG CAAGATGGTGGACCGTGCATGGAACTTCTGCAAAGGACTTGAAGAAGATGGCTATTAGAATCTTGAGCTTAACTTGTAGTTCTTCGGCATGTGAAAGAAATTGGTCTGCATTTGAGAGG GTACATTCAAAGAAGAGGACCAGACTAGGCCAGAAGAAGTTGAATGATCTTGTTTATGTGATGTTCAACAAGAGGCTGGACTCGAAGTACTCTGAGAGGGAAAGGGACCCACTGCTTGCAAAATACATTGAAGATGATCCACCAAATGAGTGGATGTTGGATGAAGAGCTACTACAAGATGATGAGTCATCTGAAGATGAAGCTGAAATTGACATCAATTCAAAGGGGAAACAAAAATCTGTAGCTTCAAGAACTAGAGGCAAAAGAGCTCGTACAAATCAAGATgtcgaagatgaggaggaagaggaggaagtggCAGAAGAAGAGGAAATGGAAGAAGAGGATGAGAACCAAGAAGCTGAGGAGGACAATGATGAAGACCAAGAAGTGGACATCGATCTGACTGTTGAAGATGAAGAGGATGATGAATGA